From Roseburia hominis, the proteins below share one genomic window:
- a CDS encoding nucleoside kinase, whose amino-acid sequence MEDRMYQVEIGGQCREYPEGTSYLTIAKEYQKDYENDIVLAYVEGRLQELRKQVNCDCKLRFVTTADAAGHLTYKRSMSLLMVKSVYDTAGHDNVEQVRIHFSVDRGYYCTVKGNVLLDQEFLDRVEKRMREIVEQDMPFGKRTIHTDEAIALFNKHGMRDKEKLFNYRRVSKVNIYSLNEFEDYYYGYMVPSTGYLKYFKLHLYDEGFVMQMPAVSATREVPPFEPKQKLFRVLKESTQGGDRMGIETVGALNDLTARRDPLQLILVQEAMQEKRIAQIAEQIAGQPQKKFVLIAGPSSSGKTTFSHRLSVQLQVNGLNPHPLAVDNYFVNRENTPLDAEGKPDYECLEAVDVEQFNQDLNELLGGKRVEIPRFNFKVGKREYKGDYMQLGENDILVIEGIHCLNDALTRDLPKENKFKIYISALTQLNIDEHNRIPSTDGRLLRRMVRDARTRGTSAKETIAMWKSVRRGEESNIFPYQEEADVMFNSALLYELAVLKQYAEPILFGIDKDCEEYLEAKRLLKFLDYFVGIRSEGIPQNSLLREFIGGGCFDL is encoded by the coding sequence ATGGAAGATAGAATGTATCAGGTAGAGATAGGCGGCCAGTGCAGGGAATATCCGGAGGGGACTTCATATTTAACTATTGCGAAGGAGTATCAGAAGGATTATGAAAATGATATCGTGCTGGCTTATGTGGAAGGAAGGCTCCAGGAGCTGCGCAAACAGGTGAACTGTGACTGCAAGCTGCGTTTTGTGACGACGGCGGACGCGGCGGGACACCTGACCTATAAGCGGAGTATGAGTCTTCTGATGGTCAAATCCGTTTATGACACGGCGGGGCATGACAATGTGGAACAGGTCCGGATTCATTTTTCAGTGGACCGGGGATATTATTGTACGGTAAAAGGAAACGTCCTTCTGGATCAGGAATTCCTCGATCGCGTGGAGAAGCGTATGCGGGAAATCGTGGAACAGGATATGCCTTTCGGAAAGCGGACGATACACACGGATGAGGCGATCGCGCTGTTCAATAAACATGGGATGCGGGATAAGGAAAAGCTCTTTAATTATCGCCGCGTTTCCAAGGTCAATATCTACAGCCTCAATGAATTTGAAGATTATTATTATGGATATATGGTGCCGTCCACCGGTTATCTGAAATATTTTAAACTTCACCTCTATGATGAAGGCTTCGTCATGCAGATGCCGGCAGTGTCCGCCACGAGAGAGGTACCGCCTTTCGAACCAAAGCAGAAACTATTCCGGGTCCTCAAGGAGTCCACACAGGGCGGAGACCGTATGGGAATCGAGACAGTTGGAGCATTAAATGATCTGACTGCCAGACGTGATCCATTGCAGCTGATCCTGGTGCAGGAGGCGATGCAGGAGAAGCGGATCGCGCAGATAGCAGAGCAGATCGCAGGCCAGCCCCAGAAGAAATTCGTACTGATTGCGGGGCCGTCTTCTTCAGGGAAGACCACATTTTCCCATCGGCTTTCGGTGCAATTGCAGGTGAATGGGCTGAATCCCCATCCGCTTGCCGTAGATAATTATTTTGTGAACCGGGAGAATACTCCGCTTGATGCAGAGGGGAAACCGGATTACGAGTGTCTGGAAGCGGTGGATGTGGAGCAGTTTAACCAGGATCTGAACGAACTGCTGGGGGGAAAACGGGTCGAGATCCCGCGGTTCAATTTTAAAGTCGGGAAGCGGGAATACAAGGGCGACTATATGCAGCTTGGGGAAAATGATATTCTGGTGATCGAGGGAATCCATTGTTTGAATGACGCCCTTACCCGGGATCTGCCAAAGGAAAATAAGTTCAAGATCTATATCAGCGCTCTGACGCAGCTTAATATCGATGAGCATAACCGGATTCCGTCCACCGACGGACGGCTTCTGCGCCGCATGGTGCGGGACGCCAGGACCAGAGGCACCTCGGCAAAGGAAACGATCGCGATGTGGAAATCGGTCAGACGGGGTGAGGAGAGCAATATTTTCCCCTATCAGGAAGAGGCGGATGTGATGTTCAATTCTGCGCTTCTCTATGAGCTGGCAGTGCTGAAACAATATGCGGAGCCGATTCTCTTTGGGATCGATAAGGATTGTGAGGAGTATCTGGAGGCGAAGCGGCTTCTGAAGTTTTTGGATTATTTTGTGGGGATCAGAAGTGAAGGGATACCACAGAATTCATTACTTCGGGAGTTTATCGGCGGGGGATGCTTTGATCTTTAG